The nucleotide sequence AGTCTAAAcatttgtagtttaaaaaaatccagctaattcaaataaaaatttgtttctaaCTGGGAAGTCTAGAAATCTGGGTTTCTACAAACAATTTAAAGCAGATCCTgaggggccaggcacagtggtatatacctgtaatcccagtgacttggaatgCTGAGATTGGAGTAcagcaagtttgaagccagtctcagcaacttagtgaggtcctaagcaacttatcaagaccctatgtcaaaataaaaacataaaaaggactggggatgtaacttagtggtagagtacatctgggttcaatccccagggctgcaaaactaattaattaattaattaagagccaaagggctggggatgtagctcagtggtagagagcttacctagcaAGCATGAGACTCTGCCTTCGAACACCAATATCATGAGGggagaataaaagataaataaataaaatataacctgAATGCAAATAGGCTGGGTAATTTGGATCCCCTTCCTCCAAGTTACCTGAAGAAAAAAGTGGTTCAAGTAAGGCTTAATTATAGAGccaaccagggattgaactcaaggacactcaaccactgagccacgtccccagccctagtttgtattttacttagagacagggtctcactgatttgcttggtgcttcacttttgctgaggttggctttgaacacttgatcctcctgcttcagcctcccgagccactgggattataggtgtgtgccagattttcatgaatgaaatttaaaagtttaagaatTCCAAGAAGACACCTATAATAATGAGTGCCTTTTATAAAACTTTCCCAATTGAAGTAGATTGACTAGTATTTATTGCAGAATTGTATTTATgatacatataaaatacttttaagaaaGTATTGAATAACTGATAATAAGCCTTGATTGAAATACCAAAGATGTGTTACAGAAATCCAGAGCAAGTCATGCTGAAGCACCTGCAGAGGGACCCTGGGGAGTTTGGGGGCCTGGAAGTACTGCAAAGGGATTTCCTTTGGGTTGAGCTTCTGCAAGGAAGGATGAAGTGGCTGATGGAAAGTCTCCAACTAAATACCTGCATCAGGCCAAATTTAAGTCCCCGGTGGTCCCAGCCTTCTTGCAGGATAGCTCCCCCGTGGCTTTCTCTGGAGATGATGGCTGCAATAATAGCAGGGTCAATGCAGTGCCTCTGCCCCACTTCCTTGATCAGAGTCTGATAAGGCTTTATGGCCTTCAAATCCATCTCAGCAAACATTTCAGAGCCACGGATCCCTAAACCAATAGAAAAGAAACTGTTTTCTCCGGAAGAGGACCTTTTCCCAAAGCATACTAATTTAGCCATGGCCCCTGACCACTGCCCTCAGTTTGGAACAACCATTTCTGTGATATTCTTTTGGCCCTTGGCTGCAGAAACCCTGACAAGTCCACAGCCCAGACAGGTGCCACTTCTGctgtttctccttcttctttctgcCATGTGGGTGCCTCCAGAAGACTCCTGGGCTAACTGTTGGCATCTGAGATTGACTCTTGTTCTCTACCCCACCACTTAGTTTGTGCGAGGGGAGTCCCTCTTCCCTACTGAGCACTGGGATCTGTAAAATTGAAGATGTGGGGTTCCATACGACCCTGTAGTTCCTTCCATCTCTGACCTTCTAATTCTGGGATAACATCACAAGGTAGATTTGGGAACAGGATTACAAAGGGAAGGaagtacaaagagagaaagatttgctttaaaaatgcttAATGTTAAGCTGGGTGTAGTCATGGGCCTTTGTTCCAGCTActtgaaagactgaggcaggaggatctcctgagcccaggagttcaaggccagcctggacaatacAGCAAGAACTGGTctcttaaaaagagagagagagagagagagagagagaggacctTTATTCTTTATGTGCTTAACGTGAAGTAAGcctaagaagaaaatgaagacagaatctGTTTAACTTAAGGAATAGTTTCAATATGTAGAAATAAACACATCTGGTCGAGATTTGAAAAGGCTGGGTGGGGTGGGTTAGAAAAAATTTGTTAGGTTGGGCAGAACTCTATTCTTTAGCTTTGAATTTTGATATGATTGTTATAATAATGATGACACCTTTTTGAAATTAAGTTAACTTTCTAAGAAAGAATCTGGAAATGACGGAAGGGGCAAATTTGCTCTGGTTTTTGCTTACCGCAGTTAATCAAATTGTCTACGTCACAGGGGGCCCCTGAGGTCTCCATGGTCATGATGTCCCCGTAGCAGCCGTGGTACAGGTGAGGATGCGGGTGAGGGTTCATGGAATTGGTGAATGGGTAGGAGCCCCTGGAAGTGCCTGGGAGGTAGAATGATAATCCACAGGAAACCCGTGAAAAGGTGTTGCTTGAGCTGCTATTAAAACACAAAACCCTGCTAACCCAACAGTGAGGGCCATAGACTTAGTCCTCAAGTCCCTTTTACCATTCTCAGCACATCAGACAAAACAGAAGTGCCCTGTTCCCTTTCGGCTGTGTTTTTAGCTACAGTACTTCATTCTAAAACACCACACAAagtattatgaaaattaaattgtatGGCTCTCAAATATATTTGCtatagtcttttttaaaatattttttaaattgtcaatggactattaattaatttatttatttgcagtgctgaggatcaaacccagtgttaGATCcttaggccaaagtaactccattttgaaaatcagtacctgcccacccaggcatgacCTTCCCAGTAGGCCCACCCTGAAAGGGTCTCTAACTACCGAACCATGGCAAAGACACCAAATAACAATCACAGGGCCAAACAGGCTGTCTTTtaactactccattgtacatgactatatagttaAGTTTGCTTCTGCACCTCGCAGAAGGGCAGCCTGGCAGACTTTCTCTGTCAATAAACCCTTACTTGAACTCAGAGCTGTGATTTTCGTGGATATTTGAGCCAGATACCCTaacacccagggcctcacacgtgccaggcaagcctctaccactgagccacaacccctgcccaaTTAAAATAGTCACCATTTTCTTTCCCCCTGGCCTGGGGATCAGACGAAGGGCCTCCCATATGCTGagcatgcactttaccactgagctacacccccagtcaaCCATGAGAGTTTTAAGCAGGAACTTAGGGGAGCATTTTTAAACACTTCTGACAGGATTTCTAGGGATATAAACATCTCAATGAATGATTTGCCTTTGTTTACAAAGGTGAGAAAGTTACTCTAACAAGTTAAATGTATTTTGTGTCTTACTGGTATGAAGATGAGGTTCTATATCTATTTAAtagaattagaaatttaaaaaattaatttaccaAATATaccaattcttatttttttactctGTTATTATGACATGAATAGTTCCATTCAGGTCTATTTGCTGAAAGCAATAGGACATTTTCTATGATGTTGAAAAGTTTGTTCTCATAATTCCAAAAATTGTTGACTTGTAATTTAAGAAGATTACAAGTCTCTTCTATAAGAATTaactttgttaaaatatttgatataagaAACTAtgtcagggctgggggtgtaactcagtggtagagcacttgtgtatcatgtgtgagatcctggatttgatctccagcattgcaaggaaaaaaattgtatcaTCTCACTTAATGATATAAacaagttttgttgttgttgttgctgttttgcttacagtattggggattgaacccaggggcactctaccactgagctatatcctcaaccttttttattttttattttgagataggatctaaagttgcccaggttggccttgaacttgcaatcctcctgcctcagtctcccaagttgttaGAATTATAAATAGTGTTTTTTAATAGAGAGATGGATTTGACTCACCTACCACAGGTACAATTCTGATTAACATAACAGCATAAAGAAATAGTATATTTTCTTAGACTTAAGCATATAACGAGTAgagctgttatttttattttataaggaaaacaaaGTAACTGTaaagatgaactttttaaaagcatGCAAAAGCAAAActcaccaaaacaaataaaaatacagggaCAGCTCACTCCCGTCTATAATCAGGCAAAAAAGGAAGTGGGAATGGACCAGAAAATTAGATGACAAAACTCTCAAATAATCTTAGGATATTGAGGAAGTCTATACAGATAATAAAAGTGGTAGAAACAGCAAAGTCATCAAAATAAGAAGTGTGAATTTCCATATGATCCACAGAGAGGCTGTCCTATCAACCCCTGCAAGGCTCCTGTCCTGTGCCTCATGCTCACAGTGCATGCAGGAGACTGAGCTGCCGCCTCATCCACAGGCCCTGCATTCggggattcaaccaactgtgggtcaaacacatttgggaaaaaaattgcaCCTGTACtgcacatttataatttttattgccaTTATTTCCCAAACAATACAGAAATCAGATGGGGAaagtaggtcagtggtagagcacttaagtccctgggttaagtccctagcactgaataagtaaataaataaaattaaaattaaaaaaaaaaaactatgatatTGTATAACTTCTAACATTGTATAACTAATATTACATAACTTcatagaatttacattgtattagatataaGCCATTTAGACATGATTTAAAGTTCACGGGAGGAGGTGCACaggttttatgcaaatactatatcATTTTATACTAAGGCCTTGAGCATCCGCAGATTTTGGTAATCCACACAAGTCCCAGAACCAGTTCCCCCAGACACAGAGGGACAACTGTATACCTGAGCTAATGAATGACATATTCATAACACAGACCACATGCAAAACTGAGGTGTGGGGGGTGGAAGTGAGGCTGCAGACGGAAATCACCTATCCAGAAGTTGACTCCTCTTCCCCCCCTCTGCTACCACCATGACCCAAACCAGCATCATTGTCCATCAGGATTATACCAGCAGCCTCCTGACCTACCTCTCTGCTCCACTCTGGCCACCTGTTCTCCACCCAGCAGCCAGAGTGATTCTGGGAACATGTATGAGATCTGTCAGTCATCCCTCAGAGGAGTGGCCAAGTCTGCATTGTGTCCTCCACGCTCCCCCTGATCTGACCCCCTACTCCTTTCCcaacttctcctttccttcccttgctCACATTCTTCTCTGTGCTTATCCTTCAACACACAAGGTGGGTTTCTGCCTTGAGTCCCTTGCACTGGTGGTTCCTTTGGCCTAGAATGTTCCTCCAGGTAGCTACATGATTTGCTGCCTGACTGCCTTTAGGTCCCTGTTCAAATATCACATTATCAGCAGCAGATATAGAAAATCCATagacaaaaattgaaaacagtcCTTAAACATAAAAAATGCTCAATCACACTCAAAGAGAGATCCATATTAAAACAGAACTAAGGCGGTATTTTTAAGCTCTTTGATTGTCAAGAAACTGAAAGTTTGATAACATATTCTGTGAATGAGACTATGAGGATATAGGgaatgtattagtcagctttctgacACTATGAAAAAATGGGCTCCTCATACCAGATCTACAGAACCAGAATCTTTAAGTTTGAGGTCAAAGAATCCACACTTTGACCAGATTCCCAGTTGACTTCTATGCGTAAAGGTTGAGAACCATTGCTTCAAGAGAACTGGAACGTGACCACGGATGCTATGCTATTTGTGCTGGCATAAAAAAGGCCCTTTTAAAATTAGAGTCGCTTTTCAGTTGTATGCAGATAATATGGTAGTTCATAATTAATCTCCTGACTATTTAACTCTGCTTCCACCTggcaattagaaataaataaaaatataaaactgtgcTGCCCCGGTTTTGACCATAAGTAACCGGAAATTATTGCTTTGGGGTAGCCCTGCTTTTCcaaattagaattaaatattttggaaatacttTCTTCTTAATCATTAACCTATAAATAAAGGAACTTGAACATTGCTTACAATGGGTCTTCATTGTTCTGAAGctgaagttttgattttttctcATTCAAGAACCCTTCATCTCACCAGCCTCCCTTCCAGCTTTGCCCCTGTTCTGATCACTGACCTGCTTACTCTATGCCCGACACTTTTCATGCCTTTCTTCCTCTGCCCTTTCTTTAACATGGAAGCACCAAGCATGCTTCAACTGCCAAGCCCTCCCTGAAACCTGCCTTTCAGGTTTGAACTTCCTAACTGGGTGTGAGAACTTCCTTTCAAATTTCTCTCAGATGGTGGATTCTTTTCTCTATGTATGCATTTCTTCTATCTACTGCCTGGCATTGataatttttccctttctatATCTTGCCTCCCAAGGCTCTATTGTATACAATTCCTAATGAGATATCAAGGCTAGTAGGTGCACCATCAGGCAGGAAGTAGGTAGATTgatcaatatttaaattttaaattcctacTGTTACCTTCTTCACCTGCTTGGCAAGAAAATACATTCTTAATTATAGAAATAAGCATCTAATTAATGGCCAAGCAGTCAGGAGAGCTCACTCTTCCATTacatttctctttctgatttatgATCCATATTTGATGTTTTCATGGACACCATGTAAACAAAGATAAATGTTAATAACTTACCAATAAGGACTGTAAGTCCCCAAAACACAACAGAGGGCAGCATGGTGGTGAATCTTATCCGCCAGGACCTGTTCTGATTTGAAATAGAAAccgattaattttaaaatgtaaatatgtctTAAGGGAAGTTGCTCTGAATTATAAAAAAGCTTAGAGTCATTTCTAATTCAGTATCCATTTTCCATTCCCAAGATCGTATTCTCACAGCCTCAGTAGATGGTTTATTGGTTTATACTCTTTCCTAAGCATAAACTCCTAGTTCATTTGAATCCAGTTATATATTAACACGGGCCCACACACATCTTCTATGTCACTCCTTGCACACTTAAAAGAGTGTTGTTATGCTCTGTTTTTCCCAAATAGGCTCTTTTCTTGGTTTCATTCAAAAGGCAGATTATAGGTTTTACAAGATACAAGAAAGTCAGATTTACCTGGTTTGCaacctatcagagaaaacctcCCCTCTCTCTTGGAGAAGGTCTTTGGTAGCAGCAACCTGAAGGTCAAGATTTTGTGGAGCAATGCTCTTTGTCCTATAACACAGGTTTAACAATTGGAGAATCCATTAGTCAGTAGATCTGCGGCTTCAGCTGAGAAGACCTCAGTATGGCTTCGCTGTGAAGGAAGCTTTTAAACACAGCATGTAGACTCACCTGCCTCTTCTTACCTTCGTCTGTACCAAGGATTGGTAGAGGAGCTTTATATATGTGGTTTAAAACCCTCTCTTTAAACCATTGGCCTAATTAGGCCTGATCATAATAGTACTTTGCGTTTAGGTAGCCCTGTTTAATAAAAGGACTTCAAAGTACTTATTAACcactattaattaattaatctaatGAAGCCCTAGATTGTACTGGAGGCATCTATTTGGTGGATTGTTTCTGGATATCTAAAATTGTGCTAGGTAAACAGCTTTTGAATTTGAGACTAAGAAGCAGATACTTAGcctaaaaaaagataaataaacaggAAACATCAGTCACTCTCAATGCTGGATTGGTGGTTGGTCTAGTTCCCCATTCCAATGTCACATGATCCCCGTACCAGTATGTCACATGAGCTCATCCCACCAGGTCACATGACTGATAGGTGACTTTAGGTCCTGGCACCAAGTCCACCTCTGTCAAACAGGTGTGAGAATGTCACCTGCCCTGGGAGAGCAGTAAAAAGCCAGGGAGTAGCAACGTGGTGCTTGTTGCCTAAACTTTCTGAGGAGGTGGGACAAAAAGATTTGGTCaagaatgaacatttttttcaagaatagagtaccttcctttctttcttggtactggggatgaaacccaggcctcacacatactaggcatcCTACCATTGAGCTGTTCTTCCTTCATGCTTATGTCCCAAAGAAGAGATGAAGCTCATTGTGCAGCCCCAGAAACAGGAAATGGAAGGGACAATCTTAACATAGGCAAATTCATTTCCCAGAAGGGAGGAAGTAGCCTGGCCAGGATCCTTCTGCAAGAGCGAAAACTTTCTAACTGCACACAATCCTTCCACCAGCCCACCAGGAGATGGGAAGATAACAGCACTGAGCCAAAGGATCCTCCAGCTCCCTGCTCTTGAGTCAGCCGCGGCTCCCAGGAGACCATGCCTTCATGACACTGACCTCTGCACCATCCCACGACATTTCCTCTGTCCTGCATGCCTTCCTGCTTAGAGAACATCTGTCCTTCAAGTAGCCTCGAGCTTAGCATTCAGGGAAGGGGGTAGAAGCATTCTCAGCCAATGAATGATCCCTGCCTTGACTCTCAGGAAAATGACACGCAGGTCCATCTCTACTGCCACGTCACCGCTGGGGTTAGGGCTGCTCCTCAGTAAGGGGTTTTGCATGCCACAAGACAGCCCTTAGAAACACATATATTATTACTGGTGATGGTGGCACATTACATGTCACACTGATGTTGTGTTCGTGGCCTGCCCCAGTTCAGGGTGAGGCTTAGGCTAAGTGCAATGAGTTGTttcaagaaaggaggaagaaggatggACATAGAACTGAAAGTGAGGTAAAAcaggtggaggctgaagctgtCCTCAGGTGCTCCTGGAGAATAAGtgttaataaacatttaaagcaGGGCGTGATGGCACACAGCtagtcccagcactcaggaggctgaggtgggaggatcaggagttccagaccagcctgggcaacacagcaagatcccatctcaaaacaaaacccaaatttAAAGTACTATTAAATGTGaagcttacttttttttctttcctttcatgctTTTAGAACTGGGCTTTGAGAACTTCTAGGAATCAGGGTCTTAATTGCCAGATCCTCTGCAACTAAAtcaattgttttcaaatatgtgGATTATTCTTTGCCCCAATGACGAGAAAAACATGAATATGTATTCGAAACCCTTCAAACACCAGATTCCTATGCACATTACATTATTCAATCCTCTACTAGCCCTATGAGGAAGATATTGTTATTTTAGAATTGAGACTCAATAAGTTAAGCATCTTGTCAAAGATGGCACAGTTAacaagtggcagagccaggatttgaacccatgtCTGTAAGATTCCATCATGAGAAACCAGCACTACAGACCTATGACCCTGCAAAGCAATTATTGCAACAGGTCAAATCAGCCTGCCCACAAAGCACCACCTGTGGTCTGAAGGAATAACACCAGCCACAGAAGATGACACCACTGCCTTTCAAGTATTTGAAGGTGCTGGTGCAACTTCTAAAATACAAAGTAATATCAGTTAACTAAATCCACAGTGCCTTTTTCTCgatttatattttctccatcaataatgataaaatggttaaaatgtatTGACTTGTACAGGAGGTTTGGTAGAATACTAGTAAGGGGCGTGGCTAGGTTTGTTGTACTCTGAAAGTCtaactcttttcattttaaaatttttaattcttttattagtatgcttttactccatagcattttctttttctttcttattggtgcattatagcagcacataatggtgggatttgttgttgcatattcatacatgcacaccaTATAACAACATAGTTTGGCCAATATTACTTCCAAGCACTTCCCCGTCCCTCCCGCTACCCCTGGTCTTTTCCtccactctactgatctcccttcaattttcatggcCTGCCCCACTGCatacacctttctttttctttttcttctctagcttcctcatatgagagaaaacatatgacccttgaccttttgagtctggcttatttcacttaacataatgttctcgagttctatccattttcctgcaaatgacctgatttcattttttttttttatggcttagtaaaactccattgtgaatatataccacattttctttatccattcatccattgatggacagctaggctggttccatactttggctattgtgaattgtgctgctataaacatgggtattcaGTTaccactatagtatgatgacttgaattcttcaggataaataccaaggagtcatagagctgggtcatatagtgacTCCATGCCaagcctttttttaaattttttttagttgttgatggacccactttttatttaattatattggtgctgagaattgaacccagtgcctcacacatgctaggcaagcacaccaCCACTGAGTcctatgcctagtcttttgaggaaactccatactgattttcatagtagttgtactaatttacaatcccaccaatagtgtaaaagtgttcctttttctctacatcctctccagcatttattatttgaattcttgataattgccattctgactggtgtgagatgaaatctgagtatagttttgatttgcatttccctaattgctaataatgttgaacatttttttcatatttcatttgtatttcttcctttgtgaagtgtctatttaattcatttgcccatttattaattggggtaGTGaggggtttttggtgttaagttttctgagctctttataaattctagatattaatcctgtcaaaagagtagttagcaaagatttctcctattctgtaggttctctcttcacattcttaatgtACAGAGACTTTTTTTAATtggatgccatcccatttattaactcttagcattatttcctgagctttaggggtcctattgggAAAGTTATTTCCTGTGCCTATATGCTAGAGTGTCAACCCTATGTTTTCTAGGCCTTACATAATTTCTTGTCTATTTCCTATGTCTTCAATTcatttttgatttatttgtttatttttggtaccaggaattgaacccaagggcacttacccactaagccacatccccagcccttttaatttttattttgagacagggtctcactaggttgattacagccttgccaagttgctgagcctggctttgaacctgcagttctcctgcctcagcctcctgagcctctgggattacagatgtgctccaccatgcctgcctTCTAGGGTTGATTTCTATGCAGTCTCcatgagagataagggtctagtctcatttttctatatatggataaccagttttcccagcaccatttgttaaggaagttgtcttttctccaactgAAAGTCTACAACCTAGTAGTTAAATGTGAGTTCTATTGTATGAGAATCTTAGAAATGTCTTGACATTTGAAAGAAATTCACTGAATGAGTCCCCATCTCTTTCTGGGGATACAGAGCTTGACTATGCATGTGAATCGTATTGACACTGCCAGGAGGGGCTTGAAGGAATTGTGGCACCTGCCACAGTCTCCATAGATCCCTCAGGCTTCCCAAAATGAAAGCACAATTACATGCAAACAAGGTCCTTACTATACAAACAAaactccatctttttttttttttttttttttgtgctggggattgaacacagggccttgtgcatgcgaggcaagcactataccaactgagctatttccccaaccCAAAACTCCATCTTGCTATACAAAAATAACCCTGATCCTCTGCCCCTTCCAAGACTTTTCAGCACAGCAATTCTCTGGTAGCTTCTGATGATTCCTGATACATTTGAGGTTGCTGACATTAGTGATGAAGACTTCGGTCACCTGGAACATCTAAGGCCTCAGCAATAGACTCTGAGTCAAGCTGTATGGAGGTTTTCCACAAAACCCACTTGCCTTGGTCAGTCTCACCAAAAGCCCAGTGTGGCAGGGAGAGCTGCGATTGACACGATTTACAATCTCATCTCTATTGCTCACCATGGAAGGACAGGCCAGGCCTCATTTTCCCGTGGAGGTAAAAAGGCTGGATAAGAGCCAGGAATCCTTGAGGTCTCCTCTGGCTCCAAACATCTATGGATGTTGGTGAGTCCAGCCCATCTGGCATCCAGAAGAGGGAAGTCCAAATGGGAGGTGCAGTGGAGAGGCTGAAATACAGCTTCAGTCTTGGTTATGGTCTTTGCCATTTTTCAAGGGATCTTGGACTGCATTTTAGTTCTCACCAAAGTCATAAGCGCCAAATAGGTCATCGTGCATCTTAGGTTGGCTTTCCAAGTAAAATTTTTTCTGTCTTGTATTTGGCAAACAGTAGAAGTCCTTTATCATAGGTAGGCCCAGAATTTAAATTGAAGACCTTGGTCCTCAACCTT is from Sciurus carolinensis chromosome 13, mSciCar1.2, whole genome shotgun sequence and encodes:
- the Lyg2 gene encoding lysozyme g-like protein 2; protein product: MLPSVVFWGLTVLIGTSRGSYPFTNSMNPHPHPHLYHGCYGDIMTMETSGAPCDVDNLINCGIRGSEMFAEMDLKAIKPYQTLIKEVGQRHCIDPAIIAAIISRESHGGAILQEGWDHRGLKFGLMQLDKQIHRPVGSWDSKEHLLQGAGILTDRIKAIQRKFPKWSAAQHLQGGLSAFKSGIETIVTPADIDTDLTNDLLARAKFYRRHGF